Proteins encoded within one genomic window of Cyprinus carpio isolate SPL01 chromosome A15, ASM1834038v1, whole genome shotgun sequence:
- the LOC109104107 gene encoding tripartite motif-containing protein 3-like isoform X3, whose amino-acid sequence MPLTMAKRESGSTSPVVRQIDKQFLMCSICLEHYLNPKVLPCLHTFCERCLQNYIPPQSLTLSCPVCRQTSILPEKGVAALQNNFFITNLMEVLQREQDCPRPEASSGLESASAATYAPPLSCPNHEGKVMEFYCESCETAMCLECTEGEHREHVTVPLRDVLEQHKAALKNQLDAIRNRLPQLTAAIELVNEISKQLTDRKNEAVTEISNTFEELEKALHQRKTALITDLQTQLNALLQGKENIQSNCSFTEQALNHGSPTEVLLVQKQMGERMGALARHAFPEQPHENSHLDCQVETEGLRRSIQNLGVLLTTSTVGHTSVATGEGLRHAVVGQNTTVTVTTKDKDGELVKTGNAALRAQISGADGTVTVTDITDNKNGTYEIGYTLRSEGEFSFSILLYGQPVRGSPFRLRAVKPCDAPQSPDDVKRRVKSPGGGGGGGGHVRQKAVRRPSSMYSTTKKKENPIEDELIYRVGTRGRERGEFSNLQGISTTSNGRIVVADSNNQCIQVFSNDGQFKLKFGVRGRSPGQLQRPTGIAVDMNGDIIVADYDNKWLSIFSPDGKFKNKIGAGRLMGPKGVALDKNGHIITADNKACCVFIFQSNGKLVTKFGAKGTSERQFADATFCLSADKSTPNTPTEPKQSKSGPAFSPHFVAINNKNEIVVTDFHNHSVKVYNADGEFLFKFGSHGEGNGQFNAPTGVAVDGNGNIIVADWGNSRIQVFDSSGSFLSYINTTADPLYGPQGLALTSDGHVAVADSGNHCFKVYRYLQ is encoded by the exons ATGCCTCTCACGATGGCTAAGCGGGAAAGCGGCAGCACCAGTCCGGTGGTGCGTCAAATAGACAAGCAGTTCCTGATGTGCAGCATCTGTCTGGAGCACTACCTCAATCCCAAAGTCCTGCCCTGCCTGCACACCTTCTGCGAAAG ATGCCTCCAGAACTACATCCCCCCTCAGTCTTTGACCCTCTCCTGCCCAGTGTGCAGACAGACCTCCATCCTGCCTGAAAAGGGTGTTGCAGCACTGCAGAACAATTTCTTCATAACTAATCTGATGGAGGTGTTGCAGAGGGAGCAGGACTGCCCCCGTCCCGAGGCCTCTAGTGGGCTGGAGTCGGCTAGTGCTGCTACATATGCCCCGCCCCTCTCCTGCCCCAACCACGAGGGCAAG GTGATGGAGTTTTACTGCGAGTCTTGTGAAACGGCCATGTGTTTGGAATGCACAGAAGGAGAGCACAGAGAACATGTGACCGTTCCACTGCGGGATGTTCTGGAGCAACACAAAGCTGCGCTGAAGAACCAGCTGGATGCTATTCGCAACAG GCTTCCTCAGCTGACTGCAGCTATAGAGCTGGTAAATGAGATCTCCAAGCAGCTAACAGACAGGAAGAATGAGGCAGTGACGGAGATCAGCAATACATTTGAGGAACTGGAGAAAGCACTGCATCAGCGCAAGACTGCCCTCATCACTGAC CTGCAGACACAACTCAATGCACTACTACAAGGGAAGGAAAACATCCAGAGCAATTGTAGCTTCACAGAGCAGGCGCTGAACCACGGCAGCCCCACTGAGGTGCTCCTGGTGCAGAAGCAGATGGGAGAGAGGATGGGTGCTCTGGCCCGCCACGCCTTCCCTGAGCAGCCCCATGAGAACAGCCACCTGGACTGTCAGGTGGAGACAGAGGGGCTGCGCCGCTCCATCCAGAACCTGGGAGTCCTGCTCACCACCAGCACCGTGGGCCACACCAGCGTGGCTACTGGAGAGGGTCTCAGACATGCTGTTGTCGGGCAGAATACCACTGTTACAGTGACCACTAAG GACAAAGACGGTGAGCTAGTAAAGACAGGAAATGCTGCACTGAGGGCTCAGATCAGTGGTGCAGATGGAACTGTCACCGTAACGGACATAACAGACAACAAGAACGGCACTTATGAGATTGGCTACACTCTCCGCTCAGAGGGTGAGTTCTCCTTCTCCATCCTGCTCTACGGGCAGCCTGTAAGGGGCAGCCCCTTCCGCCTGCGGGCTGTCAAACCCTGCGACGCCCCGCAGTCACCCGATGATGTGAAGAGACGTGTGAAGTCACCCGGAGGAGGTGGAGGGGGTGGAGGACATGTGCGCCAGAAGGCGGTGCGCAGACCCTCAAGTATGTACAGTACAACGAAGAAGAAGGAGAATCCCATAGAGGATGAACTCATCTACAGAGTGG GGACAAGGGGTCGCGAGCGGGGGGAGTTCTCCAACCTGCAGGGCATCTCTACCACCAGCAACGGGCGAATCGTGGTCGCTGACAGCAACAACCAGTGCATACAA GTGTTCTCCAATGATGGTCAATTCAAACTGAAGTTTGGGGTCAGAGGTCGCTCCCCTGGTCAGCTCCAGCGTCCCACGGGCATTGCAGTGGACATGAATGGTGACATCATTGTGGCCGACTACGACAACAAGTGGCTTAGCATCTTCTCTCCAGACGGCAAGTTTAAG AATAAAATCGGTGCAGGTCGGCTGATGGGTCCTAAAGGAGTGGCCCTGGACAAGAATGGTCATATTATCACAGCAGACAACAAGGCCTGCTGTGTCTTCATTTTCCAATCCAATGGCAAGCTGGTGACCAAATTTGGTGCCAAAGGAACATCAGAAAGGCAATTTGCAG ATGCCACTTTTTGTCTCTCTGCAGACAAAAGCACTCCGAATACACCGACAGAGCCAAAGCAGAGTAAATCTGGCCCTGCcttca GTCCTCATTTTGTGGCCATAAACAACAAGAATGAAATTGTTGTGACAGACTTCCACAATCATTCTGTAAAG GTTTACAATGCTGATGGAGAGTTCCTGTTTAAATTTGGCTCACATGGTGAAGGGAACGGCCAGTTCAACGCACCCACTGGTGTGGCTGTAGATGGCAATGGGAATATTATTGTTGCAGACTGGGGTAACAGTAGGATACAG GTGTTCGACAGTTCTGGCTCTTTTCTGTCATACATCAACACGACAGCAGATCCTTTGTATGGTCCGCAGGGTCTGGCTCTCACGTCAGATGGCCATGTGGCCGTGGCAGACTCTGGAAACCACTGCTTCAAAGTCTACCGATACCTGCAGTAA
- the LOC109104107 gene encoding tripartite motif-containing protein 3-like isoform X2 — translation MPLTMAKRESGSTSPVVRQIDKQFLMCSICLEHYLNPKVLPCLHTFCERCLQNYIPPQSLTLSCPVCRQTSILPEKGVAALQNNFFITNLMEVLQREQDCPRPEASSGLESASAATYAPPLSCPNHEGKVMEFYCESCETAMCLECTEGEHREHVTVPLRDVLEQHKAALKNQLDAIRNRLPQLTAAIELVNEISKQLTDRKNEAVTEISNTFEELEKALHQRKTALITDLENICSTKQKVLQTQLNALLQGKENIQSNCSFTEQALNHGSPTEVLLVQKQMGERMGALARHAFPEQPHENSHLDCQVETEGLRRSIQNLGVLLTTSTVGHTSVATGEGLRHAVVGQNTTVTVTTKDKDGELVKTGNAALRAQISGADGTVTVTDITDNKNGTYEIGYTLRSEGEFSFSILLYGQPVRGSPFRLRAVKPCDAPQSPDDVKRRVKSPGGGGGGGGHVRQKAVRRPSSMYSTTKKKENPIEDELIYRVGTRGRERGEFSNLQGISTTSNGRIVVADSNNQCIQVFSNDGQFKLKFGVRGRSPGQLQRPTGIAVDMNGDIIVADYDNKWLSIFSPDGKFKNKIGAGRLMGPKGVALDKNGHIITADNKACCVFIFQSNGKLVTKFGAKGTSERQFADKSTPNTPTEPKQSKSGPAFSPHFVAINNKNEIVVTDFHNHSVKVYNADGEFLFKFGSHGEGNGQFNAPTGVAVDGNGNIIVADWGNSRIQVFDSSGSFLSYINTTADPLYGPQGLALTSDGHVAVADSGNHCFKVYRYLQ, via the exons ATGCCTCTCACGATGGCTAAGCGGGAAAGCGGCAGCACCAGTCCGGTGGTGCGTCAAATAGACAAGCAGTTCCTGATGTGCAGCATCTGTCTGGAGCACTACCTCAATCCCAAAGTCCTGCCCTGCCTGCACACCTTCTGCGAAAG ATGCCTCCAGAACTACATCCCCCCTCAGTCTTTGACCCTCTCCTGCCCAGTGTGCAGACAGACCTCCATCCTGCCTGAAAAGGGTGTTGCAGCACTGCAGAACAATTTCTTCATAACTAATCTGATGGAGGTGTTGCAGAGGGAGCAGGACTGCCCCCGTCCCGAGGCCTCTAGTGGGCTGGAGTCGGCTAGTGCTGCTACATATGCCCCGCCCCTCTCCTGCCCCAACCACGAGGGCAAG GTGATGGAGTTTTACTGCGAGTCTTGTGAAACGGCCATGTGTTTGGAATGCACAGAAGGAGAGCACAGAGAACATGTGACCGTTCCACTGCGGGATGTTCTGGAGCAACACAAAGCTGCGCTGAAGAACCAGCTGGATGCTATTCGCAACAG GCTTCCTCAGCTGACTGCAGCTATAGAGCTGGTAAATGAGATCTCCAAGCAGCTAACAGACAGGAAGAATGAGGCAGTGACGGAGATCAGCAATACATTTGAGGAACTGGAGAAAGCACTGCATCAGCGCAAGACTGCCCTCATCACTGACCTGGAGAACATCTGCAGCACCAAGCAGAAG GTGCTGCAGACACAACTCAATGCACTACTACAAGGGAAGGAAAACATCCAGAGCAATTGTAGCTTCACAGAGCAGGCGCTGAACCACGGCAGCCCCACTGAGGTGCTCCTGGTGCAGAAGCAGATGGGAGAGAGGATGGGTGCTCTGGCCCGCCACGCCTTCCCTGAGCAGCCCCATGAGAACAGCCACCTGGACTGTCAGGTGGAGACAGAGGGGCTGCGCCGCTCCATCCAGAACCTGGGAGTCCTGCTCACCACCAGCACCGTGGGCCACACCAGCGTGGCTACTGGAGAGGGTCTCAGACATGCTGTTGTCGGGCAGAATACCACTGTTACAGTGACCACTAAG GACAAAGACGGTGAGCTAGTAAAGACAGGAAATGCTGCACTGAGGGCTCAGATCAGTGGTGCAGATGGAACTGTCACCGTAACGGACATAACAGACAACAAGAACGGCACTTATGAGATTGGCTACACTCTCCGCTCAGAGGGTGAGTTCTCCTTCTCCATCCTGCTCTACGGGCAGCCTGTAAGGGGCAGCCCCTTCCGCCTGCGGGCTGTCAAACCCTGCGACGCCCCGCAGTCACCCGATGATGTGAAGAGACGTGTGAAGTCACCCGGAGGAGGTGGAGGGGGTGGAGGACATGTGCGCCAGAAGGCGGTGCGCAGACCCTCAAGTATGTACAGTACAACGAAGAAGAAGGAGAATCCCATAGAGGATGAACTCATCTACAGAGTGG GGACAAGGGGTCGCGAGCGGGGGGAGTTCTCCAACCTGCAGGGCATCTCTACCACCAGCAACGGGCGAATCGTGGTCGCTGACAGCAACAACCAGTGCATACAA GTGTTCTCCAATGATGGTCAATTCAAACTGAAGTTTGGGGTCAGAGGTCGCTCCCCTGGTCAGCTCCAGCGTCCCACGGGCATTGCAGTGGACATGAATGGTGACATCATTGTGGCCGACTACGACAACAAGTGGCTTAGCATCTTCTCTCCAGACGGCAAGTTTAAG AATAAAATCGGTGCAGGTCGGCTGATGGGTCCTAAAGGAGTGGCCCTGGACAAGAATGGTCATATTATCACAGCAGACAACAAGGCCTGCTGTGTCTTCATTTTCCAATCCAATGGCAAGCTGGTGACCAAATTTGGTGCCAAAGGAACATCAGAAAGGCAATTTGCAG ACAAAAGCACTCCGAATACACCGACAGAGCCAAAGCAGAGTAAATCTGGCCCTGCcttca GTCCTCATTTTGTGGCCATAAACAACAAGAATGAAATTGTTGTGACAGACTTCCACAATCATTCTGTAAAG GTTTACAATGCTGATGGAGAGTTCCTGTTTAAATTTGGCTCACATGGTGAAGGGAACGGCCAGTTCAACGCACCCACTGGTGTGGCTGTAGATGGCAATGGGAATATTATTGTTGCAGACTGGGGTAACAGTAGGATACAG GTGTTCGACAGTTCTGGCTCTTTTCTGTCATACATCAACACGACAGCAGATCCTTTGTATGGTCCGCAGGGTCTGGCTCTCACGTCAGATGGCCATGTGGCCGTGGCAGACTCTGGAAACCACTGCTTCAAAGTCTACCGATACCTGCAGTAA
- the LOC109104107 gene encoding tripartite motif-containing protein 3-like isoform X1, translating to MPLTMAKRESGSTSPVVRQIDKQFLMCSICLEHYLNPKVLPCLHTFCERCLQNYIPPQSLTLSCPVCRQTSILPEKGVAALQNNFFITNLMEVLQREQDCPRPEASSGLESASAATYAPPLSCPNHEGKVMEFYCESCETAMCLECTEGEHREHVTVPLRDVLEQHKAALKNQLDAIRNRLPQLTAAIELVNEISKQLTDRKNEAVTEISNTFEELEKALHQRKTALITDLENICSTKQKVLQTQLNALLQGKENIQSNCSFTEQALNHGSPTEVLLVQKQMGERMGALARHAFPEQPHENSHLDCQVETEGLRRSIQNLGVLLTTSTVGHTSVATGEGLRHAVVGQNTTVTVTTKDKDGELVKTGNAALRAQISGADGTVTVTDITDNKNGTYEIGYTLRSEGEFSFSILLYGQPVRGSPFRLRAVKPCDAPQSPDDVKRRVKSPGGGGGGGGHVRQKAVRRPSSMYSTTKKKENPIEDELIYRVGTRGRERGEFSNLQGISTTSNGRIVVADSNNQCIQVFSNDGQFKLKFGVRGRSPGQLQRPTGIAVDMNGDIIVADYDNKWLSIFSPDGKFKNKIGAGRLMGPKGVALDKNGHIITADNKACCVFIFQSNGKLVTKFGAKGTSERQFADATFCLSADKSTPNTPTEPKQSKSGPAFSPHFVAINNKNEIVVTDFHNHSVKVYNADGEFLFKFGSHGEGNGQFNAPTGVAVDGNGNIIVADWGNSRIQVFDSSGSFLSYINTTADPLYGPQGLALTSDGHVAVADSGNHCFKVYRYLQ from the exons ATGCCTCTCACGATGGCTAAGCGGGAAAGCGGCAGCACCAGTCCGGTGGTGCGTCAAATAGACAAGCAGTTCCTGATGTGCAGCATCTGTCTGGAGCACTACCTCAATCCCAAAGTCCTGCCCTGCCTGCACACCTTCTGCGAAAG ATGCCTCCAGAACTACATCCCCCCTCAGTCTTTGACCCTCTCCTGCCCAGTGTGCAGACAGACCTCCATCCTGCCTGAAAAGGGTGTTGCAGCACTGCAGAACAATTTCTTCATAACTAATCTGATGGAGGTGTTGCAGAGGGAGCAGGACTGCCCCCGTCCCGAGGCCTCTAGTGGGCTGGAGTCGGCTAGTGCTGCTACATATGCCCCGCCCCTCTCCTGCCCCAACCACGAGGGCAAG GTGATGGAGTTTTACTGCGAGTCTTGTGAAACGGCCATGTGTTTGGAATGCACAGAAGGAGAGCACAGAGAACATGTGACCGTTCCACTGCGGGATGTTCTGGAGCAACACAAAGCTGCGCTGAAGAACCAGCTGGATGCTATTCGCAACAG GCTTCCTCAGCTGACTGCAGCTATAGAGCTGGTAAATGAGATCTCCAAGCAGCTAACAGACAGGAAGAATGAGGCAGTGACGGAGATCAGCAATACATTTGAGGAACTGGAGAAAGCACTGCATCAGCGCAAGACTGCCCTCATCACTGACCTGGAGAACATCTGCAGCACCAAGCAGAAG GTGCTGCAGACACAACTCAATGCACTACTACAAGGGAAGGAAAACATCCAGAGCAATTGTAGCTTCACAGAGCAGGCGCTGAACCACGGCAGCCCCACTGAGGTGCTCCTGGTGCAGAAGCAGATGGGAGAGAGGATGGGTGCTCTGGCCCGCCACGCCTTCCCTGAGCAGCCCCATGAGAACAGCCACCTGGACTGTCAGGTGGAGACAGAGGGGCTGCGCCGCTCCATCCAGAACCTGGGAGTCCTGCTCACCACCAGCACCGTGGGCCACACCAGCGTGGCTACTGGAGAGGGTCTCAGACATGCTGTTGTCGGGCAGAATACCACTGTTACAGTGACCACTAAG GACAAAGACGGTGAGCTAGTAAAGACAGGAAATGCTGCACTGAGGGCTCAGATCAGTGGTGCAGATGGAACTGTCACCGTAACGGACATAACAGACAACAAGAACGGCACTTATGAGATTGGCTACACTCTCCGCTCAGAGGGTGAGTTCTCCTTCTCCATCCTGCTCTACGGGCAGCCTGTAAGGGGCAGCCCCTTCCGCCTGCGGGCTGTCAAACCCTGCGACGCCCCGCAGTCACCCGATGATGTGAAGAGACGTGTGAAGTCACCCGGAGGAGGTGGAGGGGGTGGAGGACATGTGCGCCAGAAGGCGGTGCGCAGACCCTCAAGTATGTACAGTACAACGAAGAAGAAGGAGAATCCCATAGAGGATGAACTCATCTACAGAGTGG GGACAAGGGGTCGCGAGCGGGGGGAGTTCTCCAACCTGCAGGGCATCTCTACCACCAGCAACGGGCGAATCGTGGTCGCTGACAGCAACAACCAGTGCATACAA GTGTTCTCCAATGATGGTCAATTCAAACTGAAGTTTGGGGTCAGAGGTCGCTCCCCTGGTCAGCTCCAGCGTCCCACGGGCATTGCAGTGGACATGAATGGTGACATCATTGTGGCCGACTACGACAACAAGTGGCTTAGCATCTTCTCTCCAGACGGCAAGTTTAAG AATAAAATCGGTGCAGGTCGGCTGATGGGTCCTAAAGGAGTGGCCCTGGACAAGAATGGTCATATTATCACAGCAGACAACAAGGCCTGCTGTGTCTTCATTTTCCAATCCAATGGCAAGCTGGTGACCAAATTTGGTGCCAAAGGAACATCAGAAAGGCAATTTGCAG ATGCCACTTTTTGTCTCTCTGCAGACAAAAGCACTCCGAATACACCGACAGAGCCAAAGCAGAGTAAATCTGGCCCTGCcttca GTCCTCATTTTGTGGCCATAAACAACAAGAATGAAATTGTTGTGACAGACTTCCACAATCATTCTGTAAAG GTTTACAATGCTGATGGAGAGTTCCTGTTTAAATTTGGCTCACATGGTGAAGGGAACGGCCAGTTCAACGCACCCACTGGTGTGGCTGTAGATGGCAATGGGAATATTATTGTTGCAGACTGGGGTAACAGTAGGATACAG GTGTTCGACAGTTCTGGCTCTTTTCTGTCATACATCAACACGACAGCAGATCCTTTGTATGGTCCGCAGGGTCTGGCTCTCACGTCAGATGGCCATGTGGCCGTGGCAGACTCTGGAAACCACTGCTTCAAAGTCTACCGATACCTGCAGTAA